Proteins from one Halovivax limisalsi genomic window:
- a CDS encoding ABC transporter substrate-binding protein: MERTGGCDRGRTRRTAIRYCGAVAGGGLLAGCLGEGDDEAPSNSTEPEPATTDSAAEGAGYSVTMSPVGTVEFERPPETATVYDATWADMLVGLGRGDAVLSLGHPENFYAGYYDQLDGVSFEPGDLAALYNDGLDKEQFYELDADVHHLDPVNIGYSGWSGWSMTDVDEIEAQVGPFVANRLSRAHAEPPAEYDGGYEYYTLWELTEKIGRVYQKADRAAELKAIRDELVADITAALPPASERPSVGLVVFSPDTDSFSPYKIDAPGYGKAQYRPFDVEDAFADSDKTYAENYEGSYDVEGLLEVDPDVIIHNWDIEPSDRTRAMREFFADDPVARELTAVRTDRVYVGGTPTQGPITNLFQLEMTAKQLFPEQFGEWKGVGEHDRDERLFDRDRLASVITGGDGNA; this comes from the coding sequence GGGCGGTCGCGGGGGGCGGACTGCTCGCAGGGTGTCTCGGAGAGGGCGACGACGAAGCACCCTCGAATTCGACCGAGCCAGAGCCTGCTACGACCGACTCGGCGGCCGAAGGCGCCGGCTACTCGGTGACGATGTCGCCGGTCGGCACCGTCGAGTTCGAGCGACCGCCGGAGACGGCGACGGTGTACGACGCGACGTGGGCCGACATGCTCGTCGGGCTCGGTCGCGGTGACGCGGTACTGTCGCTCGGGCATCCGGAGAACTTCTACGCCGGCTACTACGACCAGCTCGACGGCGTCTCCTTCGAGCCGGGCGACCTCGCGGCGCTCTACAACGACGGACTCGACAAGGAGCAGTTCTACGAACTCGACGCAGACGTTCACCACCTCGATCCCGTCAATATCGGGTACAGCGGCTGGTCGGGCTGGTCGATGACGGACGTGGACGAAATCGAAGCCCAGGTCGGGCCGTTCGTCGCCAACCGATTGAGTCGCGCGCACGCCGAGCCGCCCGCCGAGTACGACGGCGGCTACGAGTACTACACGCTCTGGGAGCTCACCGAGAAGATCGGGCGGGTCTACCAGAAAGCGGATCGAGCGGCCGAACTGAAGGCGATCCGCGACGAGCTAGTCGCCGACATTACGGCGGCCCTCCCGCCCGCGTCCGAGCGACCGTCGGTCGGGCTGGTCGTGTTCTCGCCGGATACGGACTCGTTCTCGCCCTACAAGATCGACGCGCCGGGCTACGGCAAGGCGCAGTACCGCCCGTTCGACGTCGAGGACGCCTTCGCCGACAGCGACAAGACCTACGCGGAGAACTACGAGGGGAGCTACGACGTCGAGGGCCTCCTCGAGGTCGATCCCGACGTGATTATTCACAACTGGGACATCGAACCGAGCGATCGGACCCGCGCGATGCGTGAGTTCTTCGCGGATGACCCCGTCGCCCGGGAACTCACCGCCGTCCGGACCGACCGCGTCTACGTCGGCGGGACGCCCACCCAGGGCCCGATCACGAACCTCTTCCAGCTCGAGATGACCGCCAAGCAGCTGTTTCCCGAACAGTTCGGCGAGTGGAAGGGCGTCGGCGAACACGACCGAGACGAACGGCTGTTCGATCGCGACCGGCTCGCGTCGGTCATCACCGGGGGTGACGGAAATGCGTGA